In Maridesulfovibrio sp., the following proteins share a genomic window:
- a CDS encoding L-serine ammonia-lyase, iron-sulfur-dependent, subunit alpha, with protein MKYSVKEILHLEVAPALGCTEPVAIALATAAAASVLPEEQPEKIDVWVDPNIYKNGLAVIIPGTGGLSGLDTAAALGALYGDAKLGLEVLAPLDENNTQKACKYKKDHPVRVNLLDSHHGIYVRALLTFKSGTVECIIEGVHDNIVSLSLNGEPVAGSTLVKSKQAEKADMSKLEDYIKSLSLSDLVDMIGDLDDEDFLFLKEGITYNMRLAEYGLRHGPGLAVGATFEKLARMKILNRDMILSARIVTSAASDARMGGIKLPAMSSGGSGNHGLTAILPIHAVNKYVDCSEKTMLESIALSHLVTAYVKAQTGRLSAVCGCSVAAGAGATAGITYLMGGTPSQMAGAITNLTEDLAGIICDGAKCGCALKLATAAGTAVQAALFAIHGVNVHATDGIIGSSPEQTMQNIGTLSTQGMIDTDRTILKIMLEKHFASADI; from the coding sequence ATGAAATATTCAGTCAAAGAAATACTTCACCTTGAGGTCGCACCGGCTTTAGGATGCACCGAACCCGTGGCAATAGCCTTAGCTACCGCTGCAGCGGCATCTGTTCTCCCTGAAGAACAGCCTGAAAAGATTGACGTATGGGTTGACCCTAATATTTATAAAAATGGACTGGCAGTAATTATTCCAGGAACCGGCGGCTTAAGCGGGCTTGATACTGCTGCGGCACTGGGAGCACTCTACGGAGATGCCAAACTCGGACTTGAAGTTCTCGCCCCTCTGGACGAGAACAACACTCAGAAGGCATGTAAATACAAGAAGGACCATCCCGTCAGAGTTAACCTTCTTGATAGCCACCACGGCATTTACGTACGGGCACTGCTGACCTTTAAATCTGGTACAGTCGAATGTATCATTGAAGGTGTCCACGACAACATCGTTTCCCTCTCCCTTAACGGAGAACCCGTTGCAGGCTCTACACTGGTTAAGAGCAAACAGGCCGAGAAAGCCGACATGTCAAAGCTTGAAGATTATATCAAATCCCTCTCGCTTTCAGACCTTGTCGATATGATCGGTGATCTTGACGATGAAGACTTTTTATTCTTGAAAGAAGGAATCACATACAATATGCGCCTTGCGGAGTATGGATTGCGGCATGGCCCCGGACTGGCGGTTGGTGCTACTTTTGAGAAGTTGGCGCGTATGAAAATTTTAAACCGTGATATGATACTTTCTGCACGGATTGTGACTTCTGCTGCTTCAGATGCCCGCATGGGGGGCATCAAACTTCCGGCAATGAGCTCCGGCGGATCAGGAAACCACGGTCTTACTGCGATCCTGCCAATCCATGCCGTAAATAAATATGTTGACTGTTCTGAAAAGACAATGCTTGAGTCAATCGCACTCAGCCATCTTGTGACCGCCTATGTTAAAGCCCAGACAGGCAGATTATCAGCTGTGTGCGGATGTTCTGTTGCTGCCGGAGCCGGGGCAACGGCAGGCATCACCTACCTCATGGGTGGAACTCCTTCCCAGATGGCCGGTGCCATAACAAACCTAACCGAAGATCTGGCCGGAATAATCTGTGACGGTGCAAAATGCGGATGCGCGCTTAAACTGGCTACTGCTGCCGGGACTGCAGTTCAGGCTGCGCTTTTCGCCATTCATGGTGTCAATGTACATGCCACAGACGGGATCATCGGCTCTTCTCCTGAGCAGACAATGCAGAACATCGGAACACTCAGTACTCAAGGAATGATTGACACAGACAGAACCATCCTTAAAATTATGCTCGAAAAACATTTCGCCAGCGCAGATATTTAA
- a CDS encoding NifB/NifX family molybdenum-iron cluster-binding protein, producing MKIAISCQGNDLNGEIDPRFGRAKGFLVCDTDADTHEFIDNTQNLNAAQGAGIQSAQNVAATGAKAVITGHVGPKAFTALDKGSIKVYLVNGGTVAEVLSSFKEGKLEAASDADKPGHW from the coding sequence ATGAAAATTGCAATCAGCTGTCAGGGAAACGACCTCAACGGCGAAATCGACCCCAGATTTGGACGCGCCAAGGGGTTTCTTGTCTGCGATACCGATGCAGACACTCATGAATTCATCGATAACACCCAGAACCTTAACGCTGCACAGGGCGCAGGTATCCAGTCCGCCCAGAATGTTGCCGCGACAGGTGCTAAAGCAGTCATAACAGGACACGTCGGGCCCAAAGCCTTCACTGCCCTCGATAAAGGTTCTATCAAGGTATATCTGGTCAACGGCGGCACTGTAGCAGAGGTTCTGTCTTCTTTTAAAGAAGGTAAACTCGAAGCTGCATCCGATGCAGATAAACCGGGTCACTGGTAA
- the alr gene encoding alanine racemase, with the protein MTIGYNTIEVEVDLNAIRHNYRVLCEKGSKVYGVVKADAYGHGLIEVARALEEEGADTFAVGTVGEGMMLRESGCSKRIISLLGPLNEQDCFNAAQNGIIPFIGEFEQLEMLAGVVSAQGRKVEICLKFDTGMSRLGFSVRELDKLIDWLKDNPEVCPVLASSHLATSDDPAYEEYMSAQAEKFSNILQRLDNAGYTLEASLANSAGILVHDKVHYSAQRGGIALYGSNPLLGTEWSSAGDRLKPAMQVRTKIAAVRELKKGQAISYGCTYTAERDMTVAVVCAGYADAYSRGLSNAGQVCIHGKRARILGRVCMQLCIVDVSHIENVKFGDKAYLLGGEGEGRITAEDLAGWWQTITYEIFCLLGMNPRAYKKE; encoded by the coding sequence ATGACAATCGGGTATAATACAATTGAAGTTGAAGTTGATTTAAATGCCATCCGCCACAATTACCGTGTTCTTTGCGAAAAAGGCAGTAAGGTCTACGGTGTGGTCAAAGCCGACGCATACGGCCATGGATTGATAGAAGTTGCCCGGGCCCTTGAAGAAGAAGGTGCGGATACTTTCGCAGTGGGAACTGTTGGCGAAGGGATGATGCTGCGTGAAAGCGGTTGTTCCAAGCGCATAATTTCTCTGCTGGGTCCGCTTAATGAGCAGGATTGTTTTAATGCTGCCCAGAACGGTATAATCCCCTTTATCGGCGAGTTTGAGCAGCTTGAGATGCTGGCCGGAGTCGTGTCGGCGCAGGGCCGGAAAGTCGAAATATGTTTGAAGTTTGATACCGGGATGTCCCGGCTCGGTTTCAGTGTCCGGGAACTGGACAAACTTATCGACTGGTTGAAGGACAATCCAGAAGTGTGTCCGGTGCTGGCCAGTTCACATCTTGCCACTTCGGATGATCCGGCTTACGAGGAATATATGTCCGCGCAGGCCGAAAAATTCTCAAATATTTTACAGCGGCTTGATAACGCCGGATATACTTTGGAAGCTTCGCTGGCCAACTCTGCCGGAATTCTGGTTCATGATAAGGTCCATTATTCGGCTCAGCGGGGTGGTATCGCCCTTTACGGTTCTAATCCATTACTGGGAACTGAGTGGAGTTCTGCCGGTGACCGGCTCAAGCCTGCCATGCAGGTGCGGACTAAAATCGCAGCAGTACGGGAATTAAAAAAAGGGCAGGCAATCAGCTACGGCTGCACCTATACCGCAGAGCGGGACATGACCGTTGCCGTTGTCTGCGCCGGTTATGCGGATGCATACAGCCGGGGCCTTTCTAATGCCGGGCAAGTCTGTATTCATGGTAAAAGAGCCAGAATTTTAGGCCGGGTATGTATGCAGCTCTGCATTGTTGATGTCAGCCATATTGAAAACGTTAAGTTTGGCGACAAGGCTTATCTGCTTGGCGGGGAAGGCGAAGGCCGCATTACTGCGGAAGATCTGGCCGGTTGGTGGCAGACAATTACGTATGAAATTTTTTGTCTTCTGGGGATGAATCCGAGGGCATATAAAAAAGAATAA
- the lptD gene encoding LPS assembly protein LptD translates to MKSRFAIFLVLLLLCLPCVSFAQEQIDVPMTDSKGVEQKGEQWKFSADKLVVENDSEYLQAYGNVTLRSGDNYIKADFARFYQTTKWIYLRGNVKAQVKGDFYDAAEAEFDLNNMVGWLKKGRVFVAKPHVYFEGEFIEKHNGATYSFKDVKVTACEGENPLWEFESGEGDITINGYARLWHSKFNVKGVPVMYTPYMELPVQRERQSGMLNPEVGNSNRLGNRINIPLYWAIDDEKDMTFYPEYLSERGFRPGVEFRHSEDVNTKGSWRADWLYDSKSYDDPRSASYSFSDDMIRPNQNRWWVRSKYDGYIGNPDWQTIFDMDLVSDQDYLREFRSGTNGYDANRDSFLDKFGRDIATADSNERTSTALVARSWDKYSVSALAQYTENLLYRNGNNPSTKDPTLQTMPQLSAFAFKDNFLGSPIEWEGEFQGSYFWREYGTTGGRFDIKPQFSMPMRAAGITIIPRAGIRATNYLVSSFQNASSKISRDSSQTRILADAGISAATDFYRVFDLESAPAVTEENVGQSGWTRMKHNVIPRLEYSWVQDDSASQAKLPYFDSRDRISEQNDLVFSLTNVFDRNRATVALDDDGNPVLESDYLEFLRIRLEQGYDIDEENRSIELSEYERRPFSDFMAEIILSPYNFANLTSRTWISPYIGEVTEHENILKLFYNEYAEFSLGYDYLRKIDEYKRQQDSDMQIVSYGMKAKLPWNLQIGGKFRSDLNDDRDLEKTASIGWNHQCFFMEFIASKTTVDERFAVNFNLIDMSVF, encoded by the coding sequence TTGAAATCAAGGTTCGCCATATTCTTAGTTTTACTTCTCCTCTGTCTGCCATGCGTTTCTTTTGCGCAGGAGCAGATCGACGTTCCCATGACCGATAGCAAGGGCGTGGAGCAGAAGGGTGAGCAGTGGAAATTTTCCGCAGATAAGCTCGTTGTTGAAAACGACAGTGAGTACCTGCAGGCTTACGGAAACGTAACTTTGCGCAGCGGCGATAATTACATCAAAGCGGATTTTGCCCGCTTTTATCAGACGACTAAATGGATTTACCTGCGCGGAAATGTAAAAGCGCAGGTTAAAGGCGACTTTTACGATGCGGCCGAAGCCGAATTCGATCTGAATAACATGGTAGGATGGCTTAAGAAGGGCCGCGTTTTTGTTGCCAAACCTCATGTTTATTTTGAAGGTGAATTCATCGAAAAGCACAACGGAGCCACTTACAGTTTCAAAGACGTGAAAGTGACCGCTTGTGAAGGCGAGAATCCGCTCTGGGAATTTGAATCCGGCGAAGGTGATATAACTATCAACGGTTACGCGCGGCTTTGGCATTCCAAGTTTAATGTGAAGGGTGTTCCTGTAATGTACACCCCGTACATGGAACTTCCCGTGCAGCGTGAGCGCCAGTCAGGTATGCTTAACCCTGAAGTTGGTAACTCAAACCGTCTGGGTAACAGAATCAACATCCCGCTCTACTGGGCTATTGATGATGAAAAGGATATGACTTTTTATCCGGAATACCTGAGTGAACGCGGTTTCAGGCCCGGGGTTGAGTTCCGCCACTCTGAAGATGTGAATACCAAAGGGTCCTGGCGTGCGGATTGGTTGTATGACAGTAAAAGTTATGACGACCCTCGGTCAGCAAGCTATTCCTTCAGCGATGACATGATTCGCCCGAACCAGAACCGCTGGTGGGTCAGGTCGAAGTACGATGGTTACATCGGTAATCCGGACTGGCAGACAATCTTTGATATGGACCTTGTTTCAGACCAGGACTATCTGAGAGAATTCCGTTCCGGTACTAACGGTTATGATGCCAACCGTGATTCATTTTTGGATAAATTCGGCCGTGATATTGCCACCGCTGACTCCAATGAAAGAACCAGTACAGCACTTGTAGCCAGAAGCTGGGATAAGTATTCTGTCTCCGCTCTGGCACAATACACTGAGAACCTGCTTTACCGTAACGGGAATAATCCTTCTACCAAGGACCCGACCCTTCAAACTATGCCGCAGCTTTCTGCTTTTGCATTCAAGGATAATTTTTTGGGGAGTCCCATTGAGTGGGAAGGTGAATTTCAGGGCAGTTATTTCTGGCGTGAGTACGGTACCACAGGCGGGCGTTTTGATATTAAACCGCAGTTCAGCATGCCTATGCGGGCCGCTGGTATTACTATCATTCCCCGCGCAGGAATCAGGGCGACAAACTATCTTGTAAGTTCCTTCCAGAATGCAAGCTCCAAGATTAGTCGTGACTCCAGCCAGACACGTATTCTGGCTGATGCCGGAATCAGCGCAGCAACTGATTTTTACCGTGTATTTGATCTCGAATCAGCTCCGGCTGTGACTGAGGAAAATGTAGGTCAGTCCGGATGGACCCGCATGAAGCATAATGTCATCCCCCGTCTTGAATACTCATGGGTTCAGGATGATTCCGCTTCACAGGCAAAGCTGCCTTACTTTGATTCCCGTGACCGTATTTCCGAGCAGAATGATCTCGTTTTCTCGCTGACCAACGTATTTGACCGTAACCGGGCAACTGTTGCTCTTGATGACGACGGCAATCCTGTGCTGGAAAGTGACTATCTCGAATTCCTGCGTATCCGTCTTGAGCAGGGCTATGACATCGACGAAGAAAACCGCTCAATCGAACTTAGCGAATATGAGCGCCGTCCCTTCTCAGATTTTATGGCCGAGATTATACTTTCTCCGTACAATTTCGCGAATCTGACATCCCGGACATGGATTTCTCCGTATATAGGAGAAGTTACCGAACACGAGAACATTTTGAAGCTCTTCTACAACGAGTATGCAGAGTTTTCACTGGGGTACGACTATCTGCGCAAGATTGATGAATACAAACGTCAGCAGGATTCTGACATGCAGATCGTAAGTTATGGAATGAAAGCCAAGCTTCCTTGGAATTTGCAGATCGGCGGTAAATTCCGTTCCGATCTTAACGATGACCGCGATCTGGAAAAGACTGCATCTATTGGCTGGAACCATCAATGTTTCTTCATGGAATTCATTGCTTCCAAGACAACTGTGGATGAACGTTTTGCCGTCAATTTCAATCTCATAGACATGAGTGTTTTCTAG
- a CDS encoding iron-sulfur cluster carrier protein MrpORP: MSDHACGSCSSSGSGCSSSGCSEGCSPEEMKLKKALSRIKHKIVVISGKGGVGKSTVATNIAVALSLAGKQVGLLDVDVHGPSIPRLLSLENEKPHIGHEVIEPISWSSNLWVMSLGFMLPSKNDPVIWRGPVKIGMIKQFVQDVAWNDLDFLVVDCPPGTGDEPLSALQTLGQDAHAVIVTTPQGVAIDDVRRSVNFCKQVGNPVLGIVENMSGFVCPDCGSIHNIFNSGGGEELAKETGVKFLGRIPLDPEVGRSGDEGYPIIRTDHEGPTGQALNAIIKPMLNLSESLQENNEMPKPEEFKTKNGMLRIAVPVAAGKLCMHFGHCEQFAIMDVDVSSKGIVATNMETPPPHEPGVLPKWIADQGVQLVLAGGMGSRAQSLFTDAGVKVVVGSPAEAPENVVSSYLAGTLQTGSNTCDH, from the coding sequence ATGAGCGATCATGCATGTGGAAGCTGCTCTTCCTCCGGGTCCGGATGTTCTTCTTCCGGTTGTTCTGAAGGTTGCAGCCCCGAAGAGATGAAACTGAAAAAGGCCCTTTCCAGAATCAAACACAAAATCGTGGTTATTTCCGGTAAAGGCGGTGTAGGTAAAAGTACGGTAGCAACGAACATTGCAGTAGCTCTCTCCCTTGCCGGAAAACAGGTCGGGCTGCTTGATGTTGACGTCCACGGCCCCAGTATCCCCCGTCTGCTCAGCCTTGAGAATGAGAAACCGCATATCGGCCACGAAGTAATTGAACCTATTTCATGGTCCAGCAACCTCTGGGTTATGTCTCTCGGTTTCATGCTTCCCAGCAAAAATGACCCGGTGATCTGGCGCGGTCCGGTTAAGATCGGCATGATCAAACAATTTGTGCAGGATGTAGCTTGGAACGACCTTGATTTTCTCGTTGTTGACTGCCCTCCCGGAACAGGTGACGAACCTCTTTCCGCACTCCAGACTCTCGGTCAGGATGCCCATGCGGTTATCGTAACCACTCCTCAGGGTGTTGCTATTGATGATGTGCGCCGTTCAGTCAACTTCTGCAAACAGGTCGGAAACCCCGTTCTGGGTATCGTGGAAAACATGAGCGGATTCGTCTGCCCTGACTGTGGAAGTATTCATAACATTTTCAATTCCGGTGGCGGTGAAGAGCTTGCCAAGGAAACAGGTGTAAAATTCCTCGGTCGTATCCCACTTGATCCTGAAGTTGGACGTTCCGGAGATGAAGGCTATCCCATAATCCGCACTGACCACGAAGGTCCTACAGGACAGGCTCTAAATGCCATTATTAAACCCATGCTGAATCTCTCCGAGAGTCTGCAGGAAAATAATGAAATGCCTAAGCCGGAAGAATTCAAGACTAAAAACGGTATGCTGCGCATCGCAGTTCCCGTTGCAGCAGGCAAACTCTGCATGCACTTCGGTCACTGCGAACAATTCGCCATCATGGATGTCGACGTTTCCTCCAAGGGAATAGTAGCCACCAACATGGAAACTCCCCCGCCCCACGAACCGGGGGTACTACCCAAGTGGATCGCGGATCAGGGCGTACAGCTTGTTCTGGCCGGCGGCATGGGCTCCAGAGCACAATCCCTGTTCACAGATGCCGGAGTGAAGGTTGTTGTCGGTTCACCAGCTGAAGCACCGGAGAATGTTGTTTCCAGCTACCTTGCCGGAACCCTCCAGACCGGATCAAATACCTGCGACCACTAA
- the mutL gene encoding DNA mismatch repair endonuclease MutL, giving the protein MSTPEIHVLPASLRNQIAAGEVVERPSSVVKELVENSIDAGCTQVDVAVERGGQGYISVKDNGRGIAANELKLAVTRHATSKISNIDDLSAITSFGFRGEALPSIASVSRFKMSSFRKGADEGWSINVEGGTVIEEGPAAIPSGTAVEVRDLFYNVPARLKFLKTESTEARRCNQVMFKMALANVQAGFSFISNGREQFRLPAGQTLPERLSVFWPRNICESLLEFSHEAGEMKVHGCAGIPALAQARGDRIIMFVNGRPVQDKLLLSAIRGAYKGRLISREYPQAVLFLELPPSLVDVNVHPAKMEVRFQDEKAVFGVIRNGIGQALSRYELGIVEGDTPLVNSPEVPIRHSKQEKKLSESVYLPIEPAAKFSSWNEFKNTDFTALNDDETPITHSSFLPESAASSVAEKRMEPDMMHEQTMDYSTQKVSEYPQFSQDQHPQQASQHHPSAAGAIYVPGSRIEYLGQVADTYLVLKLPNGSLGLLDQHAAHERVIYENMRNLRTRGESRPLALPIDIALHPSEVQRVQEMWEELHAAGFMLELEAGQTLSMRGIPPGLETGEAREYLKAAVDGQAKTLDDLWIMLSCKSAIKANLALAVDEALSLLEAWVKCPQREYCPHGRPVLVSWSALEMEKLFKRK; this is encoded by the coding sequence ATGAGCACTCCAGAAATTCATGTCCTTCCGGCTTCATTGCGTAACCAGATCGCTGCCGGAGAAGTTGTAGAGCGGCCCTCCAGTGTTGTTAAGGAACTTGTTGAAAACTCCATTGACGCAGGATGCACGCAGGTTGATGTTGCCGTTGAACGCGGTGGGCAGGGGTATATTTCAGTAAAAGATAACGGGCGCGGTATCGCTGCTAATGAATTGAAATTGGCAGTTACACGTCATGCAACCAGCAAAATTTCCAACATTGACGATCTTTCCGCCATTACCAGCTTCGGTTTCAGGGGAGAGGCGCTTCCCAGTATTGCCTCTGTTTCCCGTTTCAAGATGAGTTCGTTCCGCAAGGGAGCAGATGAGGGTTGGAGCATTAATGTTGAAGGCGGCACCGTAATCGAGGAAGGACCGGCCGCGATCCCCAGCGGTACAGCGGTTGAAGTTCGCGATCTCTTTTATAATGTTCCTGCGCGGCTTAAATTTTTGAAAACCGAAAGCACGGAAGCTCGCAGATGTAATCAGGTGATGTTCAAAATGGCCCTCGCCAACGTTCAGGCCGGGTTTTCTTTTATTTCTAACGGGCGTGAGCAGTTCCGCCTTCCTGCCGGTCAAACACTTCCTGAACGGCTTTCTGTTTTCTGGCCGCGCAATATATGTGAATCTCTGCTGGAATTTTCCCACGAAGCCGGAGAAATGAAGGTGCACGGCTGCGCAGGAATACCGGCTCTGGCCCAAGCCCGCGGCGACCGCATCATTATGTTCGTCAATGGACGTCCTGTGCAGGACAAACTCCTGCTTAGCGCGATTCGCGGTGCTTACAAAGGGCGGCTCATTTCCCGTGAATATCCGCAAGCGGTTCTTTTTTTGGAACTGCCGCCATCGCTGGTGGATGTCAACGTCCACCCGGCGAAAATGGAAGTTCGTTTTCAGGATGAAAAGGCGGTTTTCGGTGTTATCCGTAATGGAATCGGACAGGCCTTATCCCGTTATGAACTGGGTATTGTTGAAGGAGATACTCCGTTGGTAAATTCTCCTGAAGTACCCATTCGTCATTCTAAACAGGAAAAGAAGTTATCGGAAAGTGTGTATCTTCCCATTGAGCCTGCTGCAAAGTTTTCCAGTTGGAATGAGTTCAAAAATACAGACTTCACAGCCCTGAATGATGACGAAACGCCGATTACTCACAGTTCTTTTTTGCCGGAATCTGCTGCTTCGTCTGTTGCAGAAAAGCGGATGGAACCGGACATGATGCATGAGCAGACTATGGACTACTCGACGCAGAAGGTTTCGGAATATCCCCAGTTTTCTCAGGACCAGCATCCGCAGCAAGCTTCGCAGCACCACCCAAGCGCGGCAGGTGCTATTTATGTTCCCGGTTCCCGCATAGAATATCTGGGGCAGGTGGCCGATACTTATCTGGTATTGAAGCTGCCTAACGGATCATTGGGTCTTCTGGATCAGCACGCGGCCCATGAGCGGGTAATATATGAAAATATGCGCAACCTGCGTACCCGTGGTGAATCCCGTCCTCTGGCATTACCGATCGACATTGCCCTACATCCGAGTGAAGTTCAGCGCGTGCAGGAAATGTGGGAAGAATTGCATGCCGCTGGTTTTATGCTTGAGCTGGAAGCCGGCCAGACACTGTCCATGCGGGGGATTCCTCCGGGGCTTGAAACTGGAGAGGCAAGGGAGTATCTAAAGGCAGCTGTGGACGGGCAGGCCAAAACCCTCGACGACCTCTGGATAATGCTTTCGTGTAAATCAGCAATCAAGGCAAACTTGGCTTTGGCGGTTGATGAGGCTCTGTCATTACTGGAAGCATGGGTGAAATGCCCGCAGCGTGAATATTGCCCTCATGGTCGTCCGGTGCTGGTCAGCTGGTCAGCGCTGGAAATGGAAAAACTTTTTAAACGTAAATAA
- the rfaD gene encoding ADP-glyceromanno-heptose 6-epimerase has product MYIVTGGAGFIGSAMVWKLNQMGIDDILIVDNLAKTEKWKNLVNLRYEDYIHRDQFFKFIIEGDDPFKTDGVIHMGACSSTTEQDADFLMENNYRYTQMLCRFCLQHDVRFINASSAATYGDGKFGFDDDHDGIDRLQPMNMYGYSKQLFDLWAKRGGVLDKLVSLKFFNVFGPNEYHKDDMKSVICKAFHQIGETGEMKLFKSYKPEYPHGGQKRDFVYIKDCVDVMWWFLQNPQANGIFNIGTGQAREWNELANSVFAAMDVEPNISYIEMPETIRDKYQYFTQANMDKLVAAGYDKPFTSLEEAAKDYVQNYLAQEDPYLKS; this is encoded by the coding sequence ATGTATATTGTGACTGGCGGGGCTGGGTTTATCGGCAGTGCCATGGTCTGGAAGCTTAATCAGATGGGGATCGATGATATCCTTATTGTCGATAACCTTGCGAAAACCGAAAAATGGAAGAACCTGGTTAATCTTCGCTACGAAGATTATATTCACCGGGACCAGTTTTTCAAATTCATTATTGAAGGGGATGACCCTTTTAAGACTGATGGAGTGATCCACATGGGTGCCTGCTCTTCGACCACGGAGCAGGATGCTGATTTCCTTATGGAAAACAACTATCGCTACACCCAGATGCTCTGCCGCTTCTGCCTGCAACATGATGTCCGTTTTATCAATGCTTCAAGTGCCGCCACATACGGTGACGGCAAGTTCGGTTTTGATGACGACCATGATGGGATAGATCGGCTCCAGCCTATGAACATGTACGGTTACTCCAAGCAGCTTTTTGACCTCTGGGCCAAACGTGGTGGAGTTCTCGACAAGTTGGTCAGCCTCAAATTTTTCAATGTATTCGGTCCGAATGAGTATCACAAGGATGATATGAAAAGTGTTATCTGCAAGGCGTTTCACCAGATCGGCGAAACCGGGGAGATGAAGCTTTTCAAGTCGTATAAGCCGGAATACCCGCACGGCGGGCAGAAGCGCGACTTTGTTTATATCAAGGACTGTGTGGATGTTATGTGGTGGTTCCTGCAGAATCCGCAGGCTAACGGTATTTTCAACATCGGAACCGGGCAGGCCCGGGAGTGGAATGAGCTTGCGAACTCTGTTTTCGCAGCCATGGATGTGGAACCGAACATCAGCTACATCGAAATGCCGGAAACTATCCGTGATAAATACCAGTATTTTACTCAGGCCAACATGGATAAACTGGTTGCCGCCGGGTATGATAAGCCGTTTACTTCCCTGGAAGAAGCGGCCAAAGATTATGTGCAGAATTATCTGGCTCAGGAAGATCCTTACCTGAAAAGCTAG
- a CDS encoding ABC transporter substrate-binding protein: MKMNSLFPVLLIVIFSALFCPGCTAEEDNDEFKVGVVAVTSGELFRKGNYIITAARYGAERQNRLGGLGLSGKQYKVRLIPADSNGKPEIAVKVTRRLIEQDKVSAIVGAASSKVALAVAKVCEEYKIPFITPVAATNKLTSYKYSFRVSYTNAVQSQALALFAKKNLKLEDVGIIYASASPYSAELAFFFRKDYQKYGGRVVAFENYGLGQRDFSRQMKNIIDSKARILFLPGNTKTVQLQVAQARKQGFEGILMGSDSWDPIELKRNPLFKNSYYTDHWVPGLSIAGAQEFEKDYKKQNGVDPTELEALTYDAVMSLFAAAEKAGTIKPVSIHDALVDMPPFHGVTGTFDYNNNGDPDKDVIISTFRDGNIAVQCVINLN, translated from the coding sequence ATGAAAATGAACAGTTTGTTTCCGGTTCTGCTCATAGTGATTTTCAGCGCCTTATTTTGCCCCGGCTGTACTGCTGAGGAAGATAATGATGAATTCAAAGTTGGTGTAGTTGCTGTTACCAGTGGAGAATTATTCAGGAAAGGGAATTACATAATAACCGCGGCCCGCTACGGGGCGGAACGGCAAAACAGACTAGGCGGTCTGGGTCTTTCAGGGAAGCAGTATAAAGTCAGACTTATTCCTGCGGACAGTAACGGTAAACCGGAAATTGCCGTGAAAGTTACCCGTAGGCTTATAGAGCAAGATAAGGTTTCAGCTATAGTCGGTGCGGCCAGCAGCAAGGTTGCCCTTGCTGTGGCGAAGGTCTGCGAGGAATATAAGATCCCGTTCATTACTCCGGTTGCCGCTACAAACAAACTCACTTCATATAAATATTCTTTTCGGGTTTCATATACCAACGCAGTTCAGTCTCAAGCTCTGGCCCTGTTTGCCAAGAAGAATCTGAAGCTGGAGGATGTAGGTATAATTTATGCCTCGGCAAGTCCGTATAGTGCCGAGCTGGCCTTTTTTTTCAGGAAAGATTACCAAAAGTACGGTGGTCGTGTTGTCGCCTTTGAGAACTACGGTCTGGGCCAGCGCGATTTTTCAAGACAGATGAAGAATATTATAGATTCCAAAGCACGGATTCTGTTTCTGCCGGGCAATACCAAAACGGTGCAGCTGCAAGTGGCGCAGGCCCGCAAACAAGGTTTTGAAGGTATTCTTATGGGAAGTGATTCATGGGATCCCATTGAACTTAAGCGTAACCCGCTATTCAAGAATAGCTATTACACTGACCACTGGGTTCCGGGACTTTCCATTGCCGGAGCGCAGGAATTTGAGAAAGATTACAAAAAGCAGAACGGAGTTGACCCAACTGAATTGGAAGCCCTGACTTATGATGCCGTTATGAGTCTCTTTGCCGCAGCAGAAAAAGCCGGGACGATCAAGCCTGTTTCCATTCATGATGCTTTGGTTGATATGCCGCCTTTTCACGGCGTAACCGGTACATTTGACTACAATAATAACGGCGACCCGGATAAAGATGTGATAATCTCGACTTTCCGTGACGGTAATATCGCAGTGCAATGTGTTATTAACCTGAATTAG